A region from the Citrobacter koseri ATCC BAA-895 genome encodes:
- the entH gene encoding proofreading thioesterase EntH has protein sequence MIWKRHLTLDELNATSLNTMVAHLAIVYTRLGDDVLEAEMPVDARTHQPFGLLHGGASAALAETLGSMAGYLMTRDGQCVVGTELNATHHRAVSQGKVRGVCQPLHLGRQSQSWEIVIFDEQGRRCCTCRLGTAVMG, from the coding sequence ATGATCTGGAAACGCCATTTAACGCTTGATGAGCTGAACGCCACCAGTCTGAACACGATGGTGGCGCATCTGGCGATCGTCTATACCCGTCTGGGCGATGACGTGCTGGAGGCGGAAATGCCCGTCGATGCGCGAACGCATCAGCCTTTCGGCCTGTTACACGGCGGCGCTTCGGCGGCGCTGGCGGAGACCCTGGGGTCAATGGCCGGGTATCTGATGACCCGTGACGGCCAGTGCGTGGTGGGAACCGAGCTGAATGCCACGCATCATCGCGCCGTGTCGCAGGGGAAGGTGCGCGGCGTTTGCCAGCCGCTGCATCTGGGGCGGCAAAGCCAGAGCTGGGAAATTGTGATTTTTGACGAACAGGGACGACGTTGCTGTACCTGCCGCCTGGGGACGGCGGTGATGGGCTAG
- the cstA gene encoding pyruvate/proton symporter CstA: protein MNKSGKYLVWTLLSVMGAFALGYIALNRGEQINALWIVVASVCVYLIAYRFYGLYIAKNVLAVDPTRMTPAVRHNDGLDYVPTDKKVLFGHHFAAIAGAGPLVGPVLAAQMGYLPGMIWLLAGVVLAGAVQDFMVLFVSTRRDGRSLGELVKEEMGPTAGVIALVACFMIMVIILAVLAMIVVKALTHSPWGTYTVAFTIPLAIFMGVYLRYLRPGRIGEVSVIGLVFLVFAIISGGWVAESPTWAPYFDFTGVQLTWMLVGYGFVAAVLPVWLLLAPRDYLSTFLKIGTIVGLAVGILIMRPTLTMPALTKFVDGTGPVWTGNLFPFLFITIACGAVSGFHALISSGTTPKMLANEGQACFIGYGGMLMESFVAIMALVSACIIDPGVYFAMNSPMAVLAPAGTADVVASAAQVVSSWGFAITPDTLHQIANEVGEQSIISRAGGAPTLAVGMAYILHGALGGMMDVAFWYHFAILFEALFILTAVDAGTRAARFMLQDLLGVVSPGLKRTDSLPANLLATALCVLAWGYFLHQGVVDPLGGINTLWPLFGIANQMLAGMALMLCAVVLFKMKRQRYAWVALVPTAWLLICTLTAGWQKAFSPDTKIGFLAIANKFQAMIDSGDIPAQYTQSQLAQLVFNNRLDAGLTIFFMVVVVVLALFSIKTALAALKEDKPTAKETPYEAMPENVEEIVAQAKGAH from the coding sequence ATGAACAAATCAGGGAAATACCTCGTCTGGACATTGCTCTCCGTTATGGGAGCATTTGCCCTGGGATATATTGCGTTAAACCGTGGGGAACAGATCAACGCGCTATGGATCGTCGTGGCGTCAGTTTGTGTCTACCTCATTGCCTACCGTTTTTATGGTCTGTATATCGCCAAAAATGTGCTGGCGGTTGACCCGACGCGCATGACGCCTGCGGTGCGTCATAACGATGGTCTGGACTACGTACCTACCGATAAGAAAGTGCTGTTCGGTCACCATTTTGCGGCGATTGCCGGGGCAGGGCCGTTGGTTGGGCCGGTGCTGGCGGCGCAGATGGGGTATCTGCCCGGTATGATCTGGCTGCTTGCCGGGGTTGTGCTGGCAGGCGCGGTGCAGGACTTTATGGTGCTGTTCGTTTCTACCCGTCGTGATGGTCGTTCGCTGGGTGAACTGGTTAAAGAAGAGATGGGCCCAACGGCTGGCGTGATCGCGCTGGTGGCCTGTTTCATGATCATGGTGATTATCCTTGCGGTACTGGCGATGATCGTCGTGAAAGCCCTGACCCACAGCCCGTGGGGGACGTACACCGTTGCGTTCACCATTCCGTTGGCCATTTTTATGGGTGTCTACCTGCGTTACCTGCGTCCGGGACGTATTGGCGAGGTGTCTGTTATTGGTCTGGTGTTCCTTGTCTTTGCCATCATCTCCGGTGGCTGGGTGGCGGAAAGTCCAACCTGGGCGCCGTATTTTGACTTTACCGGCGTACAGTTAACCTGGATGCTGGTGGGCTACGGCTTTGTGGCGGCGGTTCTGCCGGTATGGCTGCTGCTGGCGCCGCGTGATTACCTCTCAACCTTCCTGAAAATTGGTACGATTGTCGGTCTGGCCGTCGGCATTCTGATTATGCGTCCGACGCTGACGATGCCTGCGCTGACCAAATTTGTAGATGGCACCGGCCCGGTGTGGACCGGTAACCTGTTCCCGTTCTTGTTCATCACCATTGCCTGTGGCGCGGTGTCTGGCTTCCATGCGCTGATCTCTTCCGGCACCACGCCGAAGATGCTGGCGAACGAAGGGCAGGCCTGCTTTATCGGCTACGGCGGGATGTTGATGGAATCCTTCGTGGCGATTATGGCGCTGGTTTCCGCATGTATCATCGATCCGGGCGTTTACTTCGCCATGAACAGCCCAATGGCCGTACTGGCGCCAGCCGGAACCGCTGATGTGGTTGCTTCTGCTGCGCAGGTGGTCAGTAGCTGGGGCTTTGCGATTACGCCTGATACGCTGCATCAGATTGCCAACGAAGTGGGCGAACAATCCATTATTTCTCGTGCCGGTGGCGCGCCAACGCTGGCGGTGGGGATGGCTTACATCCTGCACGGCGCGCTGGGCGGTATGATGGATGTGGCGTTCTGGTATCACTTCGCGATTCTGTTTGAAGCCCTGTTCATTCTGACGGCGGTTGATGCCGGTACGCGTGCGGCGCGCTTTATGTTGCAGGATCTGCTGGGCGTGGTCTCTCCGGGTCTGAAACGTACGGATTCACTGCCTGCGAACCTGTTAGCGACGGCGCTGTGCGTGCTGGCGTGGGGATACTTCCTGCACCAGGGCGTGGTGGACCCGTTAGGAGGGATCAACACCCTGTGGCCGCTGTTTGGTATCGCGAACCAGATGCTGGCGGGTATGGCGCTGATGCTCTGCGCGGTTGTACTGTTCAAGATGAAACGTCAGCGTTACGCATGGGTGGCGCTGGTGCCTACCGCCTGGCTGCTGATTTGTACGCTGACCGCAGGCTGGCAGAAAGCGTTTAGCCCGGATACCAAAATTGGTTTCCTGGCGATCGCCAATAAATTCCAGGCGATGATCGACAGTGGCGATATTCCTGCGCAGTACACGCAGTCTCAGCTGGCGCAGCTGGTGTTCAACAACCGTCTGGATGCCGGTCTGACCATCTTCTTCATGGTTGTGGTGGTGGTTCTGGCCCTGTTCTCAATCAAAACTGCGCTGGCAGCGCTGAAAGAGGACAAACCGACGGCGAAAGAAACGCCGTATGAAGCCATGCCGGAAAACGTTGAAGAGATTGTGGCGCAGGCGAAAGGCGCGCACTAA
- the citR gene encoding DNA-binding transcriptional repressor CitR translates to MANLYDLKKFDLNLLIIFECIYQNLSISKAAETLYITPSAVSQSLQRLRTQFNDPLFIRSGKGITPTVTGINLHHHLEENLNSLEQTINIMHSSSLKKKFIIYSPQLLTAMNVIKLINFIMEDSSVEIEHHDILMSAESAEDLLAYRKADMVITTTPLNNHSVVCTPFKTIKSVLVCRADHPRISDASTLAQVLEEPFTSYQGEEPGVKEYQSLVNSLLASRKIGFRSDSMVAIINTIAETNIIGIVPEVIYDFFHSTLKLQRVNIDQDLPSVQLYLVYNRTSLNNKGFTSIINKMTENS, encoded by the coding sequence ATGGCTAATCTCTACGATCTCAAAAAATTCGATCTTAACTTACTGATTATTTTTGAGTGTATCTACCAGAATTTAAGCATTAGTAAAGCGGCGGAAACGCTGTACATCACCCCGTCTGCCGTGAGTCAATCTCTGCAACGATTACGAACTCAATTCAACGATCCTTTATTTATTCGTTCAGGAAAAGGCATCACGCCAACCGTCACCGGTATAAATCTGCATCATCATCTTGAGGAAAACCTCAATAGTCTGGAACAAACAATTAATATTATGCATAGTTCCAGCCTTAAGAAAAAATTTATCATTTACAGCCCTCAGCTACTTACTGCAATGAACGTAATAAAGCTGATTAATTTTATTATGGAAGATTCTTCCGTTGAAATTGAGCATCATGATATCCTGATGTCTGCGGAATCAGCAGAAGACCTGCTGGCATACCGCAAGGCGGACATGGTGATCACCACCACGCCGCTGAACAACCATTCGGTTGTCTGTACGCCTTTTAAAACAATCAAAAGCGTACTGGTGTGTCGTGCCGATCACCCCAGAATCAGTGACGCCAGTACATTAGCGCAAGTACTCGAAGAACCGTTTACCTCATACCAGGGAGAGGAGCCAGGCGTTAAAGAATACCAGTCGCTGGTCAACTCCCTTCTTGCCAGCCGGAAAATTGGGTTTCGCAGTGACTCGATGGTTGCAATCATTAATACTATTGCTGAAACCAACATAATTGGCATCGTTCCTGAAGTCATATATGACTTCTTTCACTCCACCCTTAAACTGCAACGGGTTAATATTGATCAGGATTTACCTTCAGTTCAGTTATACCTGGTATATAATCGAACGTCACTGAATAACAAAGGTTTTACGAGTATCATTAACAAAATGACGGAAAATAGCTGA
- a CDS encoding YbdD/YjiX family protein, whose product MFDTLSKAGKYLGQAAKLMIGVPDYDNYVEHMRVTHPDQTPMTYEEFFRERQDARYGGKGGARCC is encoded by the coding sequence ATGTTTGATACGCTTTCTAAGGCCGGGAAATATCTGGGTCAGGCGGCAAAACTGATGATTGGCGTGCCGGACTATGACAACTACGTTGAGCATATGCGCGTGACGCACCCGGATCAGACGCCAATGACTTACGAAGAATTTTTTCGTGAGCGGCAGGATGCGCGTTATGGCGGGAAAGGCGGCGCACGTTGCTGCTGA
- a CDS encoding isochorismatase, which produces MAIPKLQAYALPGALDIPPNKVNWAFEPERAALLIHDMQDYFVSFWGDNCPMMKQVIANIAALRQYCKEHNIPVYYTAQPKDQSDEDRALLNDMWGPGLTRSPEQQKIVDALAPDEADTVLVKWRYSAFHRSPLEQMLKETGRNQLIITGVYAHIGCMTTATDAFMRDIKPFMVADALADFSREEHVMSLNYVAGRSGRVVMTQELLPTPVPASKAELRALILPLLDESDEPLDDENLIDYGLDSVRMMALAARWRKVHGDIDFVMLAKNPTIDAWWTLLSREVK; this is translated from the coding sequence ATGGCAATTCCGAAATTGCAGGCGTACGCGCTGCCTGGCGCGCTCGATATTCCGCCCAATAAAGTGAACTGGGCCTTTGAACCTGAACGCGCAGCGCTGTTGATCCACGATATGCAGGATTATTTTGTCAGCTTCTGGGGCGACAACTGCCCAATGATGAAACAGGTGATCGCGAATATCGCCGCCCTGCGTCAGTACTGCAAAGAGCACAACATTCCGGTCTATTATACCGCTCAGCCGAAAGATCAGAGCGATGAAGATCGCGCCCTGTTGAACGATATGTGGGGGCCGGGCCTGACGCGTTCTCCCGAGCAGCAAAAGATTGTCGATGCGCTGGCACCGGACGAGGCGGACACCGTGCTGGTGAAATGGCGTTACAGCGCGTTTCACCGTTCGCCGCTGGAGCAGATGTTAAAAGAAACCGGGCGTAATCAGCTGATTATCACGGGTGTGTATGCGCACATTGGCTGTATGACCACGGCGACCGACGCTTTCATGCGCGATATCAAGCCGTTTATGGTGGCGGATGCGCTGGCCGATTTCAGCCGTGAAGAACATGTGATGTCGCTTAACTATGTTGCCGGTCGCTCCGGTCGCGTGGTGATGACGCAGGAACTGCTGCCGACGCCGGTTCCGGCGAGCAAAGCGGAGCTGCGGGCGCTGATCCTGCCGCTGCTGGATGAATCCGACGAGCCGCTGGATGATGAAAACCTGATTGATTATGGGCTGGACTCTGTACGTATGATGGCGCTGGCGGCTCGCTGGCGTAAAGTGCATGGCGATATCGACTTCGTGATGCTGGCGAAAAACCCGACAATCGATGCCTGGTGGACGCTGCTTTCCCGTGAGGTGAAGTGA
- a CDS encoding oxidoreductase — translation MSNTDIRVVTGPANYFSHTGSLSRLKDFFSAGQLSAAVWVYGERAIAAARPYLPDTFDLPGARHLPFTGHCSESDVKQLAAKAGDDRRVVIGIGGGTLLDTAKALARRLQLPFVAIPTIAATCAAWTPLSVWYNDAGQALHFEIFDDANYLVLVEPEIILRAPEAYLLAGIGDTLAKWYEAVVLAPQPETLPLTVRLGINGALAIRDVLLESSEQALADKERGELTQAFRDVVDAIIAGGGMVGGLGERYTRVAAAHAVHNGLTVLPQTEKFLHGTKVAYGILVQSALLGQDEVLAQLIAAYQRFSLPTTLAALDVDIQNQAEIDNVIAHTLRPVESIHFLPVTLTPATLRAAFEKVESFTV, via the coding sequence ATGAGTAACACTGACATCCGCGTCGTTACCGGCCCGGCTAACTACTTTTCCCATACCGGCAGCCTCTCCCGACTGAAGGATTTTTTCAGCGCCGGGCAACTCTCCGCCGCAGTATGGGTGTATGGCGAACGTGCGATTGCCGCCGCCCGCCCTTACCTGCCGGATACGTTTGATCTTCCGGGAGCCAGACACCTGCCGTTTACCGGCCATTGCAGCGAAAGCGATGTGAAACAACTGGCCGCGAAAGCAGGCGACGACCGCCGCGTAGTGATCGGTATCGGCGGCGGTACGCTGCTTGATACCGCCAAAGCCCTTGCCCGTCGGCTACAACTCCCCTTCGTGGCGATCCCGACTATCGCGGCCACCTGCGCGGCCTGGACACCGCTGTCGGTCTGGTACAACGATGCTGGTCAGGCGCTGCACTTTGAAATTTTTGACGACGCCAATTATCTGGTGCTGGTAGAGCCGGAAATCATTCTCCGCGCGCCAGAGGCCTATCTGCTGGCCGGCATCGGCGACACGCTGGCAAAATGGTACGAAGCCGTTGTGTTAGCGCCACAGCCAGAAACCTTACCGCTTACCGTGCGTCTGGGCATTAACGGCGCGCTGGCGATCCGTGATGTGCTACTGGAGAGCAGCGAACAGGCGCTGGCGGACAAAGAGCGTGGAGAACTCACCCAGGCATTTCGCGATGTGGTGGATGCGATTATTGCCGGGGGCGGCATGGTCGGCGGTCTTGGCGAGCGTTATACCCGTGTGGCGGCGGCACACGCCGTCCATAATGGGCTCACCGTATTGCCGCAAACCGAGAAGTTTCTGCACGGCACCAAAGTGGCTTATGGCATTCTGGTGCAAAGCGCATTGCTGGGTCAGGATGAGGTACTGGCGCAGCTTATCGCTGCTTATCAGCGCTTTAGTCTGCCCACCACACTGGCGGCGCTGGATGTCGATATCCAGAACCAGGCGGAGATTGATAACGTGATTGCCCACACCCTGCGCCCGGTTGAATCCATCCACTTTCTGCCGGTGACGTTAACGCCAGCCACATTACGCGCCGCGTTTGAAAAGGTAGAGTCGTTTACGGTTTAG
- the entA gene encoding 2,3-dihydro-2,3-dihydroxybenzoate dehydrogenase EntA → MAGLDFNGKTVWVTGAGKGIGYTTALAFVAAGAQVTGFDREFTQDAYPFATEVLDVADAAQVAQVCQRVLAQTERLDVLVNAAGILRMGATDALSAEDWQQTFAVNVGGAFNLFQQTMAQFRQQQGGAIVTVASDAAHTPRIGMSAYGASKAALKSLALTVGLELAGSGVRCNVVSPGSTDTDMQRTLWVSDDAEQQRIRGFGEQFKLGIPLGKIARPQEIANTILFLASDLASHITLQDIVVDGGSTLGA, encoded by the coding sequence ATGGCCGGATTGGATTTTAACGGCAAAACCGTCTGGGTGACCGGCGCGGGAAAAGGGATTGGTTATACCACGGCGTTGGCGTTTGTTGCGGCTGGCGCGCAGGTGACGGGATTCGATCGCGAGTTCACGCAGGATGCGTATCCCTTTGCGACCGAAGTGCTGGATGTCGCAGACGCCGCGCAGGTCGCGCAGGTTTGCCAGCGCGTGCTGGCGCAAACCGAACGGCTGGATGTGCTGGTGAATGCCGCCGGGATTTTACGGATGGGGGCGACCGATGCGCTAAGCGCCGAGGACTGGCAGCAGACGTTCGCCGTCAACGTCGGCGGCGCGTTTAACCTCTTCCAGCAGACGATGGCGCAATTTCGTCAGCAGCAGGGCGGGGCGATTGTTACCGTCGCGTCTGATGCGGCGCACACGCCGCGCATTGGCATGAGCGCCTATGGCGCGTCCAAAGCGGCGCTGAAAAGCCTGGCGCTGACCGTTGGGCTGGAGCTGGCGGGCAGCGGCGTTCGCTGTAACGTTGTCTCTCCGGGATCTACCGATACCGATATGCAGCGCACGCTGTGGGTGAGCGATGATGCGGAACAACAGCGTATTCGTGGCTTTGGCGAGCAGTTTAAGCTTGGCATTCCGCTGGGAAAAATCGCGCGTCCGCAGGAAATCGCGAATACCATTTTATTCCTCGCGTCCGATCTGGCCAGCCACATTACGCTACAGGACATTGTGGTTGACGGCGGCTCAACCCTGGGAGCGTAA
- a CDS encoding phosphoadenosine phosphosulfate reductase yields the protein MSVYKIPLDQNVLEAAEERITWTLTTLPRICVSFSGGKDSGLMLHLTAGIARKLKKKICVLFIDWEVQFSCTIDYVQSLREQYSDVIEHFYWVALPLTTQNSLSQYQPEWQCWDPNAEWVRQPPADAITDPAYFPFYQPGMTFEQFVRDFAEWFSEKRPAAMLIGIRADESYNRFVAIASLSKQRFADDKPWTTAAQGGHTWYIYPMYDWKTADIWTWFAKTKQPCNPLYNLMYQANVPLRYMRICEPFGPEQRQGLWLYHVIEPERWAAMCARVSGVRSGGIYAGQDNHFYGHRKILKPEHHSWQSYAMLLLDSMPEQSAEHYRNKIAVYLQWYKKKGMENIPQTQEGDIGSKDIPSWRRICKVLLNNDYWCRALSFSPTKPKHYQRYNERMKAKRKEWGILCNSDSPNK from the coding sequence ATGTCTGTTTATAAAATCCCACTTGACCAAAATGTTTTGGAAGCTGCGGAAGAGCGCATTACATGGACACTCACCACCTTACCGCGTATTTGCGTGTCATTTTCCGGGGGGAAAGACTCAGGGTTGATGCTGCACCTTACCGCCGGAATCGCGCGTAAGTTAAAGAAGAAGATCTGCGTATTATTTATTGACTGGGAAGTGCAATTCTCCTGCACAATTGACTATGTTCAGTCATTACGCGAACAATATTCCGATGTCATTGAACATTTTTACTGGGTTGCTCTGCCGCTCACCACACAAAATTCGCTGTCGCAATACCAACCCGAATGGCAATGCTGGGACCCGAATGCCGAATGGGTGCGTCAACCGCCTGCCGACGCCATTACCGATCCGGCTTACTTTCCTTTTTATCAGCCAGGCATGACCTTCGAACAATTTGTTCGCGACTTTGCCGAGTGGTTTTCAGAAAAGCGTCCTGCGGCGATGCTGATCGGCATCCGCGCTGACGAATCTTACAATCGGTTTGTCGCTATCGCCTCCCTGAGCAAACAGCGTTTTGCGGACGACAAACCCTGGACGACCGCCGCTCAGGGCGGGCACACCTGGTATATTTACCCGATGTATGACTGGAAAACGGCAGACATCTGGACATGGTTCGCAAAAACGAAGCAGCCTTGCAACCCGCTTTATAACCTGATGTACCAGGCCAACGTGCCGCTCCGGTATATGCGCATCTGCGAACCTTTCGGCCCGGAGCAACGTCAGGGATTGTGGCTCTATCATGTCATTGAACCCGAACGCTGGGCAGCAATGTGCGCCAGGGTAAGCGGCGTGCGCAGCGGAGGGATATATGCAGGCCAGGATAACCATTTTTACGGCCATCGAAAAATACTGAAACCCGAGCACCATAGCTGGCAAAGCTACGCCATGCTGCTGTTGGACAGCATGCCGGAACAGAGCGCCGAGCATTACCGCAACAAAATCGCGGTCTACCTGCAATGGTATAAAAAGAAAGGAATGGAGAACATTCCACAAACGCAGGAAGGCGATATCGGCTCCAAAGATATCCCCTCATGGCGACGTATCTGCAAGGTGCTATTGAACAATGATTACTGGTGTCGGGCGCTCTCATTCAGCCCGACAAAGCCTAAACACTACCAGCGCTACAATGAACGCATGAAAGCAAAGCGCAAAGAATGGGGGATTTTATGCAACAGCGACTCACCCAACAAATAA
- a CDS encoding IbrB-like domain-containing protein, with the protein MQQRLTQQITDFLSTLNEEERIAAINEFRMAIHRVSPFRDQPVDCVQWVKNEQIEPNDYNPNNVAPPEKRLLLKSIEVDGFTQPIVVAETAAEKYEIVDGFHRHELGKGKSTLRSKLKGYLPVTCLERNRHERIAATIRHNRARGRHQIHAMSEIVRELSLLGWDETRIGKELGMDKDEVLRLKQINGLQELFADRRFSKAWTVK; encoded by the coding sequence ATGCAACAGCGACTCACCCAACAAATAACCGACTTTCTCTCCACGCTGAACGAAGAAGAGAGAATTGCGGCAATCAACGAATTCAGGATGGCGATCCACCGCGTCAGCCCCTTTCGTGATCAGCCGGTAGACTGCGTGCAATGGGTAAAAAACGAACAAATCGAACCTAATGATTACAACCCAAACAATGTGGCGCCCCCGGAGAAAAGGCTCCTGCTAAAGTCTATTGAGGTAGATGGCTTCACGCAGCCTATTGTCGTTGCAGAAACGGCGGCAGAAAAATATGAAATCGTGGATGGCTTTCACCGTCACGAACTCGGTAAAGGGAAATCCACATTACGCTCAAAGTTAAAAGGCTATCTTCCCGTCACCTGTCTGGAACGCAATCGCCATGAACGAATTGCGGCGACCATTCGTCACAACCGCGCCCGTGGTCGTCATCAGATTCACGCGATGTCGGAAATTGTGCGAGAACTCTCCCTGTTGGGCTGGGACGAGACGCGAATCGGAAAAGAGCTGGGCATGGATAAAGATGAAGTCCTGCGTCTGAAACAAATCAACGGCCTACAGGAACTCTTTGCCGACCGTCGATTCTCCAAAGCCTGGACCGTAAAGTAA
- a CDS encoding pyridoxal phosphate-dependent aminotransferase encodes MSNNPLIPQSKLPNLGTTIFTQMSALAQEHQAINLSQGFPDFDGPRYLQERLAWHVAQGANQYAPMTGVPALREAIAEKTAALYGYKADAGSEVTVTAGATEALYAAITALVRAGDEVICFDPSYDSYAPAVELSGGVLKRLALQPPQFRVDWQAFAALLSERTRLVILNTPHNPSATVWRKADFEALWQAIGDREIYVLSDEVYEHICFAPEGHASVLAHPQLRERAVAVSSFGKTFHMTGWKVGYCVAPAAISAELRKVHQYLTFCVNTPAQLALADMLRAEPEHYRDLPAFYRKKRDVLVNALRDSRLEILPCEGTYFLLVDYSAVSDLNDVDFCQWLTREIGVAAIPLSVFCADPFPHKLIRLCFAKQESTLLAAAERLCKL; translated from the coding sequence ATGAGTAATAACCCACTGATTCCGCAAAGCAAACTGCCTAATTTAGGCACCACAATCTTTACACAAATGAGCGCCCTGGCGCAGGAGCATCAGGCGATTAACCTGTCGCAGGGATTTCCTGACTTCGATGGCCCGCGCTATCTACAGGAACGTCTGGCCTGGCATGTTGCACAAGGGGCGAATCAATATGCGCCGATGACCGGCGTGCCTGCATTACGCGAAGCCATTGCGGAAAAAACGGCGGCGTTATACGGCTATAAGGCTGATGCCGGGAGCGAGGTGACGGTAACGGCGGGGGCAACGGAAGCGTTGTATGCCGCCATCACCGCGTTGGTTCGTGCGGGAGATGAGGTGATCTGCTTCGATCCCAGCTATGACAGCTACGCGCCAGCCGTTGAACTGTCTGGCGGCGTGCTGAAACGTCTGGCGCTTCAGCCGCCGCAGTTTCGCGTTGACTGGCAGGCATTTGCTGCGTTACTGAGCGAACGTACCCGGCTGGTGATCCTCAATACGCCGCATAACCCGAGCGCGACCGTCTGGCGCAAAGCCGACTTTGAAGCGCTGTGGCAGGCGATTGGCGATCGCGAAATCTATGTATTAAGCGATGAAGTGTATGAGCATATCTGCTTTGCGCCAGAAGGCCATGCCAGCGTACTGGCGCATCCGCAGCTACGTGAGCGTGCTGTCGCGGTCTCGTCATTCGGTAAAACCTTTCATATGACTGGCTGGAAGGTGGGGTACTGCGTAGCGCCAGCGGCGATCAGCGCGGAATTGCGTAAAGTGCATCAGTATCTGACGTTCTGCGTCAACACACCGGCGCAACTGGCGCTGGCCGATATGCTGCGTGCTGAACCGGAACATTATCGCGATTTACCCGCATTTTACCGGAAGAAGCGTGACGTTCTGGTTAATGCTCTGCGTGACAGTCGTCTGGAAATCCTGCCCTGCGAAGGCACCTATTTTCTGCTGGTGGATTACAGCGCGGTATCAGACCTCAATGACGTGGATTTCTGCCAGTGGCTGACCCGGGAAATCGGCGTTGCGGCGATTCCGCTGTCGGTATTTTGCGCCGATCCTTTCCCACATAAACTCATCCGTTTATGTTTTGCCAAGCAGGAATCCACGCTGCTGGCGGCCGCAGAACGCTTGTGTAAATTGTAA